The Plasmodium gaboni strain SY75 chromosome 5, whole genome shotgun sequence nucleotide sequence aatatgattaatattattattattattattattattattatatatttttgcTTCTTTTGTTGATATATCgttatttaaaaattcatCATAAACATTATTTATTGCTGTTGCTTTCctttttgtattattattattttttcttttctttgaaaaaaatgtaaataattttgaaatatgtgtgtttttatttgatgataataagtgagcttttttttttttttttttttttctatcATTACTAAAATGAGAATgatctttattatttgttatcCCATCAATGTATTGTGGATCATCAAAATTTGCTTCATTAAAATggttattattaatatcattagGGTTACTAAAAttagaaatattaatacTATCATTTAAggtattatatttttcattttttatatgtaatacattatttatattttcaatatttttcttattatcATTTGCATGTAacatattcatattattattatcatcatttttatggtatatatttttttcctttctATTGTAATTAACATTACTGGATATACGACTGTTgttttcttcattttcgTATTCTACATTActttcattatatattttttcatttacTATTTTAATgctatatatattatttgaattattttttttatatttattattcattaaATTCGAATCTAATTCTTCTATAGAATTATTagttaaaaatatattttctgAAGGAATTTCTGGTTGTtcatatttcttatatatattattattattattattattattattattatgggttatattattatcattatttttaaaatatgaatctttctcatttttattataatacataattGATACTCCATTTGTAGTATTTTTCGCAGTAgaatcattattattatataatactatatccatatatttttcattatcataCATCTTCATCATTTCAACAAAAAATTCTTCGTTCTCACTTAATTCCATATCTTCgacaatattattattattatttattattatattttttttttcgttagtagttattttattattattcgataacataatatcattttgaTAATCATACAATTCATGTTTATTActatcattatatataattccatttaattgtttatattttccttCTTTTAATGACATTGATTCATTAAAATTGGAGGTATCagataaattattatgacttatatttgtatcaattatattttcctcttttttattttgtaatgttttttgatttattatGCTTGATGCAATGCTGTTATCTGATAATACGTTGTCATTTTGTAAAAACTCATCTTCATCATATgtaaatttaaatgatatatctactttatttacatttttaatattatttattgtatCCTTTAAATGTGAATGGATAAACGTGTCATTCGTTTTCATATATGATTGTTCATCTAATGTATGATCTTTTACATTATTTGTTGcagaatatattttgtttttatttttatatatattactttcttttttattcatCATATGATCCATTGTATATTGTGAAGATTGTGaagtattattatcttgttttttatttatataagtGTAATTATCATCACTTGAAAAATTAGGTTCAGAATGGGaatcaaataatttatatatatctacaATATCGTCGTTAacatcatcatcatcatcatattCGTCATCATAGTTATAATCATAACTATTATTGTCGATAGATTTCTTTGTAATACctattatattattttgatcTTCTTTGTAATACTTTAGTTTACTTGTTTCTTGATCATTATGATCATCTGTTGATAGATAGCTACTAgaatatgatataatatcaGAATTTATACCATTTAAATGAGTATgtgtaatttttttttttctattttttttaataatgtcataatttattatatgacTTAGTGAACTAACTGTACTACTTCgattatataatatactttttttgtgttttttttgattACCTTTATTAAATTCCTTAAAGCTAGCAACCGtttcattttcatcatcatatgaaaaaatgGTTGAATTTGTGTAATTATTAGATGGAAcatcatcatcataaaTTTCTCTTTTGAAATTATCAAAAGAATATTGTTCTAATTTCTTCATATTGTTTCTTAAATCCATTTTGATGTTAGGATGCATGGCTGATTTGACAATTGGTTCTTCTTTGAATTTTAGATTTCTGTTTGTTTTTTCTAAAGTATCATTTTCACttgatttattttcattGGTATTTAATTCCAATTTAACGtttgatttattaaaagatgAGTTTATTTTACTGAATTTTTTCaatgtatatttttctcTTGAAAATTTGGAAGTAGATGAACTACTggtattattattattattaagtttaaaaatgtgtatttttttctttggtattttatttttaatagCTTTATTAGCTTTATTAGCTTTATTAGCACCCATAATCTGACTTATTGTAAGATCATTTTGTTCTGTTGGTTTTGATAATTCtattttgttatttattttgttatcTGTTTTGTTATCCATTTTGTTATCAATTTTGTTTTGTATTTTTAGTGCTATATCTTGATCTTTGACAATATTGGTTGctttatttttgtttagttcgttatcttttaaaattgatatttttttagtTACAGTATTATCTTTTGATGTTATATTTGGAGTAGTACTTTTTAGGGTAATATTTGAAGGATGCTTTTGGATAATTTTTGGACTGtcattttgtttaataGATTTGGTAACATTTTGTGTACTAATAATATCTGATGTTTTGGATGTAGTATTTGTAATACTTGAGATAACTGAGCTTTTAGTTTTAATTATTTCTCTAGATTgagaaaatgataatttgGTTTCTTTTTTTGGATCATTTAATTTGAGGTTAAATTTTTTGGAAAAATTTGGTACATTGGTATTTTTCTTCAAATTTTGGAATGGTGGTACTTTTTCATTggaattatttaataaaggtacatttttttttgaatgTTGTGAATCACTGTCGATACTTTCTACAATGGAGTGATGTAGACTATTATTACTATCTGAATTTGTAATATCACTTTTATTGTGATCTGtaatattatctttaaATTTTAGGCTGTCAATTGggaatatattattaatacGATTATATCTGTCAAAATAGCTTGGGTCATTTAAAAGAATACAATGATGTATTGCTGGGTTAGGTACAAGTAAAGGTGTATTATGGAATCCAAGCATGATATCATCATTTTGATCTAATATAGGTATAAACATATCAAATTCTTTATCTAGACTTTCATATTTGTTAATAACTTTTCCTTGAGAATCTACAAAAGGTTCTTTTATATTCCATTCATTCAATAAAATTTTAGCATCTTCATTACATATCATGATAGGTTGATCATTTTGTAATTGTACATATCCTCTTTCCATTAATGGTATATTAACAATTGGTAAAATTTTCcttttgaataatatagCATTTTGGAAATCTTTACATTCTGATAATTTGattaaatttttatcaacTAATTTTGTTTCTACAAAtggtaatatatatgtagatGGAATTAATGTATTTCTCCATGAATCAGCATATAATGATTTGATTCTATTAATAGATGATGAATTAAGAAAAGAATTCTTAATAATTTGAAATTGTTTATTTGATTGCATATTTTTGTAAGCATCAATACTTGAATATGTTAAATCATTATATGTAACTTTACCTTGTAGTGTTAAAAAAGTTTTTTTATCACTTATGTTTTGATATGgatttttcctttttattgTAACTTTTTCGTTCATAATTTGTTCTATTAAATTAGGATGTACATCATTAAAAGTgtttgaaatattttttattttttcacTAAATGTATTCCACcacatattattatcatcatcatcattattattattattatgatggGATTTATTTGTGTGATgatatttttcattttttttattaataaatgtGTCGtcaattttttctttcacATAATTTGGTATGATAGGATAAGATGAATCTTGTTCTTTAATCGTTTTACCTGATTTGTTCATAACATCTTTCTCCAGTTCTTCAATTAGTTTTAAAGTCATAATAGTGTTCATATCATTGGGACCATAATAAgatttataaaaagaataaacttctttatataattgCAAGGCcattttaaaattatttaattgGTGCATAATTATAGCAAAGGAAAAAAGGATATCTTGTATTTGAATAACATGTCTTGTTTTATGTATTCTCATTCTCATATCTACAgcaataatatatttatgtaatGCTTCAACAACATTACCTGTTAGTCTATATAATAGACCTAAATTACAATAACAATCTGCAATAATTTCGCTTGGCTTATCGGCATTATAATCTCCAAAATACAATTTCCTGatattcaaaattttttcaCAAAGAGTTAATGCTTTTTGATATTctcttatttttatgtaaaaGGAGCATACATCATTTAATGCATCACTATAATTTAGACTATCATCATTATAacatttttcattaatGTGTAAGTATTTTAAGAAATAGTTTTCTGCTTCATcattgtttttatataagCTTAACATATCTGCAAAAATGTAAAGTATATTTGCTAGTACTTGGATACCACACATTATAACAGGTtcttcataattattattacccgatctatttgtattatttgtattattattatttatattatcattatttttattgttgTCTTCATTCTTTTTGGTGTTATCTAATTGTACttccttttttaattctttgTTATCAAGTATACCTTTTTTATGAGTATATAGCAAAGTGTTGtcaattaaaaattttaattcttGAAGGTATGTTTTACcttcttcatatttttGTACTAACAAAAAACATTTGCATATTAAAATTAGTTCAGTGCTCATATCACCAGTTAAGTAATAACCGAAATATTTggaataatatttttttgcTATCATATAAGAATGAATTGCTTGAATTAAACAATcagaatattttttatcatgATAACTATTTACAGCAAATAATCTTAAATCATTTctaatattttgtatttcACTGTATCCTATAgaataattaaaattttccatattttgtaaaataaaaacagCTTCCTTTACTTTAATCTGTTCATCATTCATCCTTAATGAATCTtcaaaatttatatttttcattttcatgCAATTTACATGTTTACAATTTGATGATTTCAAATCTATTTTTGTTAACAAACTTAATGtatctatatttttgtCATTTTCAATATCGTTAACAGTGGCTAGTTTTATAGTTTGGTTTAATTCCATTgtgttttattattactattatgatgtgtttttttttttttttgttgtgttttgttttgttttgttttgttttgATTTGATATGATTTGATATGATTTGATTTGAtttgcttttttttttttttttttttaattttttaattttgtttaaaaataaaaaaaaaaaaaaaaaaaaaaaaaaaaaaaaaaaaaaaaaaaaaaaaaaaaaaaaaaaaaaaaaaaaaaaaaaaaaaaaaaaaaaaaNNNNNNNNNNNNNNNNNNNNNNNNNNNNNNNNNNNNNNNNNNNNNNNNNNNNNNNNNNNNNNNNNNNNNNNNNNNNNNNNNNNNNNNNNNNNNNNNNNNNNNNNNNNNNNNNNNNNNNNNNNNNNNNNNNNNNNNNNNNNNNNNNNNNNNNNNNNNNNNNNNNNNNNNNNNNNNNNNNNNNNNNNNNNNNNNNNNNNNNNNNNNNNNNNNNNNNNNNNNNNNNNNNNNNNNNNNNNNNNNNNNNNNNNNNNNNNNNNNNNNNNNNNNNNNNNNNNNNNNNNNNNNNNNNNNNNNNNNNNNttttttttttttttttttttttttttttttttttttttttttttttttttttttttttttttttttttttaattttttaatttttgttttatattaaaaaaaaaaaaaaaaaaaaaaaatggagataaatataaaaatgaaataaaattggtaaataaattaagaagaaaataaaatagacggaaaaaaaaaaaaagaaaaaaaagtatGTTATATTCCTACACAGTACATAAAAATGcacataataatatatacgaatatttatataatatttgtcattattttgacaaaaaaatatatatatatatatatattaaccgtaaaaataaatcatatcATGGTATGCTTcaatatattgaaaaagtatcaaatgatatatacaaaaaaataaaaatgcCAACACAATTATAAATGTTAATACAAAAACAAATATgattaaaaataaaaatacagGTTTCAATACATAAATGAttactaaaaaaaaaaaaaaaaaatttattttttaatattttacattagacaaaaaaaaaaaaaaaaaaaaaaaaaaaaaaaaaaaattgttaaATAATTGTctaaaaagaaagaaaaaataaaaaaaaatgaacatGAATAAATACATTTGGTTGAATATTAAATGCAAAATTGTa carries:
- a CDS encoding formin 1, whose product is MELNQTIKLATVNDIENDKNIDTLSLLTKIDLKSSNCKHVNCMKMKNINFEDSLRMNDEQIKVKEAVFILQNMENFNYSIGYSEIQNIRNDLRLFAVNSYHDKKYSDCLIQAIHSYMIAKKYYSKYFGYYLTGDMSTELILICKCFLLVQKYEEGKTYLQELKFLIDNTLLYTHKKGILDNKELKKEVQLDNTKKNEDNNKNNDNINNNNTNNTNRSGNNNYEEPVIMCGIQVLANILYIFADMLSLYKNNDEAENYFLKYLHINEKCYNDDSLNYSDALNDVCSFYIKIREYQKALTLCEKILNIRKLYFGDYNADKPSEIIADCYCNLGLLYRLTGNVVEALHKYIIAVDMRMRIHKTRHVIQIQDILFSFAIIMHQLNNFKMALQLYKEVYSFYKSYYGPNDMNTIMTLKLIEELEKDVMNKSGKTIKEQDSSYPIIPNYVKEKIDDTFINKKNEKYHHTNKSHHNNNNNDDDDNNMWWNTFSEKIKNISNTFNDVHPNLIEQIMNEKVTIKRKNPYQNISDKKTFLTLQGKVTYNDLTYSSIDAYKNMQSNKQFQIIKNSFLNSSSINRIKSLYADSWRNTLIPSTYILPFVETKLVDKNLIKLSECKDFQNAILFKRKILPIVNIPLMERGYVQLQNDQPIMICNEDAKILLNEWNIKEPFVDSQGKVINKYESLDKEFDMFIPILDQNDDIMLGFHNTPLLVPNPAIHHCILLNDPSYFDRYNRINNIFPIDSLKFKDNITDHNKSDITNSDSNNSLHHSIVESIDSDSQHSKKNVPLLNNSNEKVPPFQNLKKNTNVPNFSKKFNLKLNDPKKETKLSFSQSREIIKTKSSVISSITNTTSKTSDIISTQNVTKSIKQNDSPKIIQKHPSNITLKSTTPNITSKDNTVTKKISILKDNELNKNKATNIVKDQDIALKIQNKIDNKMDNKTDNKINNKIELSKPTEQNDLTISQIMGANKANKANKAIKNKIPKKKIHIFKLNNNNNTSSSSTSKFSREKYTLKKFSKINSSFNKSNVKLELNTNENKSSENDTLEKTNRNLKFKEEPIVKSAMHPNIKMDLRNNMKKLEQYSFDNFKREIYDDDVPSNNYTNSTIFSYDDENETVASFKEFNKGNQKKHKKSILYNRSSTVSSLSHIINYDIIKKNRKKKITHTHLNGINSDIISYSSSYLSTDDHNDQETSKLKYYKEDQNNIIGITKKSIDNNSYDYNYDDEYDDDDDVNDDIVDIYKLFDSHSEPNFSSDDNYTYINKKQDNNTSQSSQYTMDHMMNKKESNIYKNKNKIYSATNNVKDHTLDEQSYMKTNDTFIHSHLKDTINNIKNVNKVDISFKFTYDEDEFLQNDNVLSDNSIASSIINQKTLQNKKEENIIDTNISHNNLSDTSNFNESMSLKEGKYKQLNGIIYNDSNKHELYDYQNDIMLSNNNKITTNEKKNIIINNNNNIVEDMELSENEEFFVEMMKMYDNEKYMDIVLYNNNDSTAKNTTNGVSIMYYNKNEKDSYFKNNDNNITHNNNNNNNNNNIYKKYEQPEIPSENIFLTNNSIEELDSNLMNNKYKKNNSNNIYSIKIVNEKIYNESNVEYENEENNSRISSNVNYNRKEKNIYHKNDDNNNMNMLHANDNKKNIENINNVLHIKNEKYNTLNDSINISNFSNPNDINNNHFNEANFDDPQYIDGITNNKDHSHFSNDRKKKKKKKAHLLSSNKNTHISKLFTFFSKKRKNNNNTKRKATAINNVYDEFLNNDISTKEAKIYNNNNNNNNNINHINNGHNICQLTKPLNDLLFDNKTFDGSNHFDHTIFDKHDNINIKKNKKTHLFITQSSHGMEKPKLLNMKGKTFTLKKLIGIKKNVGPKKEPPMQNKELTKNANTNEPKETNDNSHKNGVPNDNSHKNDVPNDNSPKNDVPNENENNEENIPNNQEENKQIQLSNDNENKNKSISLINNLQNNSEDITKKNISKKMQLKIIPKKFINVVKNNTLDKMNEEIKKIENRKNNNVLKRNNSTINKDVSYAKSINDKLSFNLLKNVKFCKIGYEKDNSMGTLPVVHLLNENKNVIAIVPWQIDLTSFALAKSSIEEEQIRKLGLMCREIDVPIEDRQKQIDVEKKLLLGEGLKELGLGRGGTTPGGSVGTGNFGGSGSINLISGIDLNALKESYKIEKKVEVKEEKKESVPKKDTPKGKGGPKAKGGKKGPPAFMKGPPKNVKGALAVGKTKFSKLTKAKDEGKTKRFFWEALFENDIQGTLFEDKKEFISKIAIEKESVEKSFAKAVSKKDDEKETKIKKPKVIQLLPDSKREYNMSIALSKFNNYTFKEIRDAIMELNPKILNIDNTEVLLQYVPTPEEFEIVKEYIHSNGDLNLVDKPEQYVAAIIGVPLLKQRLESHYYALSFKENYENTLNPLENILEACEAIKDSNKLFTILFTILNVGNTLNYGDAQRGNAFGFKLSTLSKLNDIRSSTKPVKTLLQYICEIIFEKSKETLSIIDELRCIEKSIKTDKQTIDAFLQKLKLGCNKIKTVLEQAKNTPTDPLCEALTEFYHSVEPKIVELENFYNQTFTVFKDIALYLGYKEKDINTIQVQDFFKELWTFIQAVEFNRKTINEALLKQIKKQEKELANEKQGTVLKKKQNFTITKKQDNEQKAKIEKKTFKIF